One window from the genome of Haloprofundus halobius encodes:
- a CDS encoding mannose-1-phosphate guanylyltransferase, whose amino-acid sequence MDRPLVALVLAGGTGTRLYPASRSHRPKQFLSLSDSDDSLLSKTVERASFADHLFVCTRADFAGEVSERVPEASVLVEPEGKDTGPALTYATHRIREEVGDCVVLVLPSDHTVSGNFESVTRAGARVAAETGALVTFGVEPTRPDTGYGYIESGEQREKPEPHAELAAFHEKPDSETAADYVESGYLWNAGIFAWTPDSFLAAARDSELAPLLDALDAGDAEAGFAAVDDVSVDYAVMEHADHAAVVSATFDWDDLGSWDALERVLNEDDAGNVALGEFLAVDAADNVVASDDKHVSLVGVDGLAVVAYDDRVLVVPKEQAQRVREVVSVLREEGRF is encoded by the coding sequence ATGGACAGACCGCTCGTCGCCCTCGTGCTCGCAGGCGGCACCGGCACCCGACTCTATCCCGCCAGTCGGAGCCATCGCCCCAAGCAGTTTCTCTCGCTGTCGGACTCCGACGACTCGTTGCTCTCGAAGACGGTCGAGCGCGCGAGTTTCGCCGACCACCTGTTCGTCTGCACGCGTGCCGACTTCGCCGGCGAGGTTTCCGAACGCGTCCCCGAGGCGAGCGTGCTCGTCGAACCCGAAGGCAAAGACACCGGTCCGGCGCTGACGTACGCGACCCACCGGATTCGAGAAGAAGTCGGCGACTGCGTCGTGCTCGTCCTCCCGAGCGACCATACCGTCTCCGGAAACTTCGAATCGGTCACCCGTGCGGGCGCTCGCGTCGCCGCCGAGACGGGTGCACTCGTCACCTTCGGCGTCGAACCCACTCGACCGGACACCGGCTACGGCTACATCGAATCCGGCGAGCAGCGCGAAAAGCCCGAACCGCACGCCGAACTCGCGGCGTTCCACGAGAAACCAGATAGCGAGACGGCGGCCGACTACGTCGAATCGGGCTATCTGTGGAACGCGGGCATCTTCGCGTGGACGCCCGACTCGTTCCTCGCGGCTGCCCGCGACTCGGAACTCGCACCTCTCCTCGATGCGCTCGACGCGGGCGACGCCGAGGCCGGGTTCGCCGCCGTCGACGACGTGAGCGTCGACTACGCGGTGATGGAACACGCCGACCACGCCGCCGTCGTCTCTGCGACCTTCGACTGGGACGATTTGGGCTCGTGGGACGCGCTGGAGAGAGTTTTGAACGAAGACGACGCCGGAAACGTCGCACTCGGCGAGTTTCTCGCCGTCGACGCTGCCGACAACGTCGTCGCCAGCGACGACAAACACGTCTCGCTGGTCGGGGTTGACGGACTCGCCGTCGTCGCCTACGACGACCGGGTACTCGTCGTGCCGAAGGAGCAGGCGCAACGGGTTCGGGAGGTGGTTTCGGTGTTGAGAGAGGAAGGGCGGTTCTAG
- a CDS encoding DUF7091 family protein: MDPRLERIVRQTFRKAGRQWAESKRAYQEGQSGGVPDALPVDEEGRAKLVCRRYAERRAVAIDDEGRPSCFDADHPDCQGCAEDVRAGVVETW, translated from the coding sequence ATGGACCCGCGCCTCGAACGCATCGTCCGACAGACGTTCCGAAAGGCGGGTCGGCAGTGGGCCGAATCCAAACGCGCCTATCAGGAAGGGCAGTCGGGCGGCGTTCCCGACGCGCTCCCCGTCGACGAGGAGGGCCGTGCCAAACTCGTCTGTCGCCGCTACGCCGAGCGCAGAGCCGTCGCCATCGACGACGAGGGCCGTCCCTCCTGTTTCGACGCCGACCACCCCGACTGCCAGGGCTGCGCCGAGGACGTCCGCGCGGGCGTCGTCGAGACGTGGTAA
- a CDS encoding replication factor A (Replication protein A protects and stabilize the intermediate ssDNA that is generated by the unwinding action of a DNA helicase at the replication fork. In addition, SSBs prevent the formation of secondary structures by single-stranded template DNA.), with protein MTDLRTHAAEIAEQFSDHLDVDEDEIEERLDNLVNEYKVPVDEARRSVVNHYLDEAGLERDAIRAGGGGSQAVQVSDIDEDEQWVDLTVKLVELWEPRSDSISQVGLLGDESGTIKFVSFTTSELPELEEGSVYSLQNVVTDEYQGRYSVKLNRTTTITELDEDIEVGDDSVSVEGAFVDIQSGSGLIKRCPEEGCTRVLQNGRCSEHGNVEGEFDLRIKGVLDDGNEVQEIIFNKEMTEELTGITLEEAKQMAMDALDTTIVADEMAEDVLGRYYRVSGPTLGRYVLVNEFEQLTGPVDAEAVLIKARSM; from the coding sequence ATGACAGATTTGCGTACACACGCAGCGGAGATTGCGGAACAGTTCTCGGACCACCTCGACGTGGACGAAGACGAGATCGAAGAGCGACTGGACAACCTCGTCAACGAGTACAAAGTCCCCGTGGATGAGGCGCGACGGAGCGTCGTCAACCACTACCTCGACGAGGCGGGACTCGAACGCGACGCGATTCGCGCCGGCGGCGGCGGGAGTCAGGCCGTCCAAGTCTCGGACATCGACGAGGACGAACAGTGGGTCGACCTCACTGTCAAACTCGTCGAACTGTGGGAGCCGCGAAGCGACTCCATATCGCAGGTCGGCCTGCTGGGAGACGAGTCCGGCACCATCAAGTTCGTCTCGTTCACCACGTCCGAGCTTCCGGAACTCGAAGAAGGAAGCGTGTACTCGCTTCAGAACGTCGTCACCGACGAGTACCAGGGTCGGTACTCGGTGAAGCTCAACCGGACGACGACCATCACCGAACTCGACGAGGACATCGAAGTCGGCGACGACTCAGTGAGCGTCGAGGGCGCGTTCGTCGACATCCAGAGCGGGTCGGGGCTCATCAAGCGCTGCCCCGAGGAAGGCTGCACGCGCGTGCTCCAGAACGGCCGCTGTTCGGAGCACGGTAACGTCGAAGGCGAGTTCGACCTGCGCATCAAGGGCGTCCTCGACGACGGCAACGAGGTGCAGGAGATCATCTTCAACAAGGAGATGACCGAGGAGCTCACCGGCATCACGCTGGAGGAGGCCAAACAGATGGCGATGGACGCGCTCGACACGACCATCGTCGCCGACGAGATGGCCGAGGACGTCCTCGGGCGCTACTACCGCGTCTCCGGGCCGACGCTCGGCCGCTACGTGCTCGTCAACGAGTTCGAACAGCTCACCGGTCCGGTCGACGCCGAGGCCGTGCTCATCAAAGCGAGGTCGATGTAA
- a CDS encoding RPA family protein, producing the protein MSQSAPTREVARRVFAQEFNDAAYTFKESDDERAPVYLLLPSGAQANRVFLVGTLTEKEDVGEDNEYWRGRIVDPTGTFFVYAGQYQPEAASTLRDLDAPSYVSIVGKPRTYETDDGTVNVSVRPESISEVDAATRDRWVVEAAERTLERVERFEEEGNEYGRMAREQYDLPVDSYRQAAIAALQSLETTDELEAEA; encoded by the coding sequence ATGAGTCAATCCGCACCCACCCGCGAAGTCGCCCGCCGCGTCTTCGCCCAGGAGTTCAACGACGCTGCATACACGTTCAAAGAGTCCGACGACGAGCGCGCGCCCGTCTACCTGCTGCTGCCCTCGGGCGCACAGGCGAACCGCGTGTTCCTCGTGGGGACGCTGACCGAGAAAGAGGACGTCGGCGAGGACAACGAGTACTGGCGGGGTCGCATCGTCGACCCCACGGGGACGTTCTTCGTCTACGCCGGGCAGTACCAGCCCGAGGCGGCGAGTACCCTTCGGGACCTCGACGCACCCTCCTACGTCTCCATCGTGGGCAAGCCGCGGACGTACGAGACCGACGACGGCACGGTGAACGTCTCGGTTCGCCCCGAGTCCATCAGCGAAGTCGACGCCGCGACGCGCGACCGCTGGGTCGTCGAGGCCGCCGAGCGCACGCTCGAACGCGTCGAGCGCTTCGAGGAGGAGGGCAACGAGTACGGCCGGATGGCTCGCGAACAGTACGACCTCCCGGTCGACAGCTACCGGCAGGCCGCCATCGCCGCGCTCCAGAGTCTGGAGACGACCGACGAACTCGAAGCCGAAGCGTAG
- a CDS encoding ribbon-helix-helix protein, CopG family → MGNKNKTISFRVNEDAFETLREIAEERDISLSAVFRDYVDTLVAHDGQVRVVPEDELERSHDDAGTGFPPTVEVPKSFIREHERLELETEHLREQLEEHKRYVNYLREQVEELDGDDEDVIQLEELDGERDDQPFRLG, encoded by the coding sequence ATGGGCAACAAGAACAAGACAATCTCGTTTCGCGTCAACGAGGACGCGTTCGAGACCCTCCGCGAAATCGCCGAGGAGCGGGATATCTCGCTGTCGGCGGTGTTTCGTGACTACGTGGACACGCTCGTTGCCCACGACGGCCAGGTGCGAGTCGTCCCCGAAGACGAGTTAGAACGGAGTCACGACGACGCCGGAACGGGGTTCCCGCCGACCGTGGAGGTGCCGAAGAGTTTCATCCGCGAACACGAGCGTCTCGAACTGGAGACCGAACACCTCCGCGAGCAACTCGAAGAACACAAACGCTACGTCAACTACCTGCGCGAACAGGTGGAGGAACTCGACGGCGACGACGAAGACGTGATTCAACTCGAAGAACTCGACGGCGAGCGAGACGACCAACCGTTCCGTCTGGGCTGA
- a CDS encoding DUF5814 domain-containing protein, translated as MAITDKIYLKNHRQIASQLETSIPKGAFKGATLDVLYTGDGLEKLDEATRERVLDFAQDFLDCDCDTNPYCGHPERKFVSYLLDLRAQGLGPDAIVDVMTDDYMLYAYPGDVLSFLDQSVRTLEAVESLAAVDGNQEMQQTSAEAKRSLTR; from the coding sequence GTGGCCATCACGGACAAAATCTATCTGAAGAACCACCGCCAAATCGCCTCCCAACTGGAGACGAGTATTCCGAAAGGCGCGTTCAAGGGCGCGACGCTGGACGTGCTGTACACCGGCGACGGCCTCGAAAAACTCGACGAGGCGACCCGCGAACGAGTGCTGGACTTCGCACAGGACTTTCTGGACTGCGACTGCGACACCAACCCCTACTGCGGCCATCCCGAGCGCAAGTTCGTCAGTTACCTCCTGGACCTCCGCGCGCAGGGACTCGGACCCGACGCCATCGTCGACGTGATGACCGACGACTACATGCTCTACGCGTATCCCGGCGACGTGCTCTCGTTTCTCGACCAGTCGGTGCGGACGCTCGAAGCCGTCGAGTCGCTCGCGGCCGTCGACGGCAATCAGGAGATGCAGCAGACGTCCGCCGAGGCGAAGCGGTCGCTGACGCGGTGA